A segment of the Theropithecus gelada isolate Dixy unplaced genomic scaffold, Tgel_1.0 HiC_scaffold_16165, whole genome shotgun sequence genome:
gcatgatggctcacgcctgtaatcccagcactttggaaggccaaggtgggcagatcacgaggtcaggagttcaagaccagcctgaccaacatggtgaaaccccatctctattaaaaatacaaaaatcaggtgggcatggtggcatgcgcctgtaatcccaactactcaggaggctgaggcaggagaatggcttgaacctgggagtcggaggttgtagtgagccgagatagtgccactgtgctccagcctgggtgacagagcaatatataacacatttatttatataactatataaagaCAATTGTTCAAGTTGCACTTTATCTGCCAAGGCCTGTCATCCTACATGGAGTTTAGCAACTTTGAACACTGCAGGGTCCAGGGCCTGGATTCTGCCGTGCCGTCAAAGCAGAGGCAGACCCCGGGGTCGGTGATACCCTTCCCTAAAACAGCCACAGATGCCAAGAAACCACGGccgtgtctgtgtctgtgtcagtTTAGAGGCAGACGCAGCATCAGAGGCCTCAAGATTTAAAAGAAGCTGCAGCAAGCTCCAGAGCCAGTCGCAGACGTGGGTGGTGACTGTCAGCAGAGGCACTGAAATCGTTTGTGACAGAAGTGAGAAAACATTAAGTACACAACAGACTACATCAAAATAACAAGCTTGTGTTTCACACAAGAGACCAAAAGGTGTCCTCAACCAGGCACGTCCGCCATCACCTGACACTCGGGAGAGGCACCTGGGCGATGCGAAGGGCATAAAGCATGGTGTGTTCTGTAGCACCTCCGTCTCCATGCCCCCTCGAAAAGCAAACCACCCTAGACATGATGATTCGCTCCGCAGCACCGAGAGGATCCTGAGGGGACGGTCCCCCGAGGCCAGCCCCATCACATACCTGCAGATCCCCGATGTCAAAGGGCTTTTCAAAAATGTATGTGGCATTAGCTCCAGCCGTGAGCccccccatgttggccaggtagcCACAGTAGCCGCCCATGGTCTTGATGAACACGCGCCGCTTGGTTCCACTGGCGGACTGCTTGAAGCGGTCGCAGGTCTTGTCACAGAGAAGAGATCAGTCACTCCAGCCCAGGGCCAGGGTGCATCCATCATCCCAGAGCTCCCCCACCAGTGAGGGTAGCAAGGCCTCACAAGGTGCCTGAGCATGCGGTCCCAGCATCGCACAGGGGTGAAGGGTGTGCAGCAGCTGGGATGTGCCCTCAGAGTGGGTGTGAAcatgccccccccccccagccaCCTGGAGGTGACCTCGATGACCTGTGGTGGGGACCTGGCCATCTGCCACTCCCTTCTCCCAGGCCCCatagaaggaaactgaaaagacGACCCTACAAGCCAGCTCACTCCATGCTGCTCTCCGACTATCCCTGCTGAAGCAGCTTTCACCAGACACCATTAGGTGTGAGCTGAGAAGTTAGGGGGCTGTCACCTGCCAGCTTAGTCCATGGGAACAGCTGTgctattctattttcttctgaaaagctCCCTGTGATTTTAGAGTTGTGGCCGTCTTCCATCCATCGGTGAATGTTACATTTATAGAAACTCTACTCAAAGGCAGACGGTGGTTCTTACACCCAGGCGCCTGGGGAAGTCTTTCGGATGCATAGGCATCAGGTCCCAGAGTGAAATGTCTGCCATCCGCCCTCCACGAGGACCCAAGCTCAGCAGGGAGAAAAACAGCAGAGAAATGCATCTGCCGCCCTCCCACCCACACTTCAGTCCGGGCTACAGCGCCCTCTCCTGGCACTCTGCAAAGCCTCTGCCTGGGCCTCAGCTCCCACCCTGGCCCCCTCCAATCTGTTCACACAGACTGGAGACCCATCTATATAAAAAGCATAAATCTGATCCGGTTCTTGGTTCATTCAAAACCCTTTGCTCACTTCAAGTACACGTCAAGCCTTTCTCGGGAATCCCTGACCCCGcccacttctgacaccaggtCCGGCTCTAGCTCCAGCCACCCCAGGTCCTCTGCATATGCTGGCCGCTATGTGCATCACAttcaggcacagtggtgggcggGAGAGCAGCCCCCAAAGGAATCCcggtcctaatccctggaacctgggaaTGTTCCCTCATGCGGTGATAAAGGTGAATCCTGAGGACTACCCAGGTGGACCCTAAGTGCCACCACCTGCATCGGCAGATGAGGGGTGCAGAGGCCCTGGAGCAGGATGCTGCACACCCACATGGGAGGAGGCGGTGCCAGGGAACAAGGCGTGCAAGGCCCGGGGCTCTGGGCACCTGAATGGGCCACGAGGGACTCTCCTGGAGCACACACTCTGGCCTCAGCCCATGGCTCCCGCCCTCCAGAGCTGTGGGAGAGTGACGATTATTTTCCAGCCCCAGGTGTGTGGTCAGGGTCACAGCGGCCACGGGATACACACAGGCACCTTCCTCAGCTCTGACCCAGAGGGAAATGTCATTTCCTTAGGAAAACGTCACTTGGTTTCTAAGACCGCAAAGTTCCCTCTGTCAGGGGCTCTCGGGACACTCCATGTCCTCTCTTCATAGAAATCACCCCGGTGTCTCTCCCTGCAGTTACCTCGTGGTTATGTGACTTGCAGTCCTCACTAGGCTGCACATTCCATGAGGGCAAGAACTGTGGGCTGGGCTTACACCACTGCACCATCAGCAGGACCCGGCCAAGCCCCTACAGCAGGCGCTCAAGAAATGCTTGTCTCTGAATGACACAAGCACAGTATTCCCCAGCCAGCCAGCTGTCCGTCTGTCCGTCCGGGTCAAGGGCTGATCTTGCAGGATTCCCTAACAGGCCTCCATGGGACTCAGCCAAGAGTAAAAGCACAAAGTGGGAATGTGGACTTGAGACTGGGAGCCACACAAGAGTCTGTGCACCAAAGTTTAACACCCACTGGGAAATTTTCACTTGAGTACTTTGGATGAAATTTAAAAGCACATTTTGTGTAATAAACACAGGCTTGATTAAACCATTCCAACCTATACTTCATTTCTTTGGCAGATTCTTTTCATCCCAAAATAATTGCTTGATGTATTCAAAACTGAACATGGGCTCTAGTTAGAGGGCCACTTTGCAGTGTGTAAAAGCCGAGATGGGAAAACAGGCAATGGGAAGAATTACTGTCTTTGTGCTTAGGGAGGACAGAGGACAGAAACCCGTCAAGGGTCCAAAGAACCTGCAACTGCCTTCTTGAAGGGCCAGTGCATAATTCTGAGGGTTTCACTCTTCCACCTGTACTGGGTCTCTCTCTCATTGTGATCTAAGACTTAAAATGCTGTAAGGCTTTCAGACTTTCCCTTTGTCTTAGAGAATCCCAGACACGGGAAGGAAAATATGGGTGGGGCATCAGGACCCCCAGAGGCACAAAGCCTCATAGATTATTTCTCCAACTGAATCTCCCCCGCAGCCCACCCTGAGGTGGGGAATTACTGTCACTCGTTCAAAGAATGACATCAACTGCTTAATGGCAAAAGAATTCCGCAGGCAAAGCAGCTCTCCCAAGAGGCTGATTTGTGCCTGAACGTGTCTGAGTTCTGGTCCCGCCAGGCTGCCGCTGTGGGTGTGTGGAACAGTGGAGCCCTGACAGCTGAGCCATGCCCCCAACCGTGTGCTCCTCTGAGTGTAAACGCAGTGACAGCTGGGGCGGAACTGTCTGCCTTTGCTGGAGCCTAGATACAGCTTTCCTGAACTCTCTCCTCATTACCTAGATGGCATCTGAAGCCTGAATTAGCTTCTAAAAATAGCAAGTCACTCTGGCCATGCCTCAGGCAATTAGTCGAAGTAGCACTGACAAGGAGGCGGCCAATCCCAAGCATGGCCCTGCGTGGACAGCAGTTGTGAGTGGCACTCGTCAGGCAGAGCCTGTGACCTCAGCCATTCTTGTCTCACAATGGGATGTGCCCAGCAGACACAACCCCCTGTAAGGGCACACACACGATCCTGCTAGGAAATTCCCCAAGGAGTCCCATGGGAGCAGGAGCCCCAGGCTACAGTTGAAACATCACCAGCACTTTGCTCCATGGGTGTTAAGAAACATAAATTGGTGGTGAAAGATAAGGTGGCGTTTGCTACAGTGTTAAGACAGAAAAAAGGCACTGACTTCTCTGTGAGAACCACCTTGCTCTGTGAATCTGCAGGGAGGCCAGTTTTCCCATGACTGGTATCCCTCATGGCAGTCGAGCCTCTGCTGAAGTCGGTGGCCAGAAGGGTCAGGGGGTGGGGCTCCCATCCCTGCTACAGCAAGGGACCTGCAGGAAAGCACAGCCGCTGGCCGGGGTAGTGCTGCGCTGCGTGCCGGGTGCGAGGGTGGAAGCATGTGTGGACATCTACAAGGTGCTAAAGGAGAGTGAAGCCAGCGATGGCTGGACCCTAATGGCATTCAGTGAACAGGGGTCAAGCGCGGGGGCCCAAGGAATTCCAGGGAACGAGCCAAGGCCAGCCTCTGCCAGGCCAGCACAGCACCAGGGAACGCAACAGGGAGAAGCCCAGGAGAGAGATGGCCCTCAACTCGAGTGGGAGGCACAGGAGGCTGCAGTCGACCTCATGACCCCTCTACTCCCTTCCCTGCACTGGAACTCAGTTCTGAAGGAAGAACCCGGAACAGAACTACTGTTTTCCGAGGTTCTGTGCCAAGCTGAACTAAGGAGTGTCCAACAGGGCTGGGAGTTTTCACCGCAAACTCCGGAGCTGGTTCGGACGTGAACATCTAAGCTAAAGGCCAGCGGCTGCTCTCCAGGAGACACCCGGCAGCCAATCCACTGACATGACCCCACGTGCCAAGGTGGCCACCGTCCCGTCTGCAGCTGAGTGAGGACCCTCTCTGCAGCAAAGGCCTGTGGAACTACCACAGGTCCTCATGTCCAGCTCATGATCATAGAGGTTGCTCAGCTTATCAGGGACCTGAGGGGCCACCATGCAAGTGTCAGCACCACGCCCAGAACCAGCAGAATCCACTCCTCCCAAAGCACATGTTGGTGAAACTGCCTGCCCAGgagggcatgatctcggctctctaaAGAACCTCTCATCTCACCAGGAAGGCTGTGGTTCCAGGCAGCTGCCCCCAGTGGTCATAGCTCTGTCCCATATCTCGTACGTACCAGGCACTCAAACCCCTTCCTGCAGGCTCCCACAGCTGGCCCTGCAGCCTCGCTACTCAACGCAGGCAGGAGAGGCCGGCTCCAGAGAAATGGTGCTCAAAACTCCCCTAGTCTAGGTGGGATAGAAACACGACCCCAAGGACTGGCTATATCATCTCATTTTTAATCAATAAAGACAGGTTCTCCCTAAGGCAGAGAAGCTAAAAAATTTACCCTGTTCTGGCCAGTGTGACCGACATAAAGCCAAGCTAACAaagggtgggtgggggggggggggaaagtaataaataaatctgGCTCATTCTTAGCACAGAAGAAAcaaattgctaaaataaaataaagcaacgGGAGGAAACGGGGTTCTCTTACCTGGACAACAGCAGTCAGGCCAGTGTCGGTGCCCAGGCTTATTTTTGTGCCCGGGACATTGTTGTTAATCGTGGCCGGCACCACACACAGGGGGATGCAAAGCTCCCGGTGGCGGCCTCGCGCCTCGGCCATGTCCGCACGCACTCTTGTAAGCCTGAAGCAGCAGGGCCAAGCGGTTAGCGGGGGTGCTGGGTGCTCACCTGCCAGCCCCAGGGCCTCCGCTGAGGTCCAGGAAGGGACAGGAGGGACCTGAGTCATCAGGGGAAGCCGGTTCATGTGGGTCAGGGGACCAAGGGGAGCTCTGGAGGTCATGTGGGAGCAGGACAGGCCTTAGCGACACAGGGGACTGCCTGGGCACAGCCCAGGTCCTCATGAAAGGGGATGCCTGCAGGCAGCACAGCAGGGTGGGTGTGAGGCCGGCAACAGAGCAGCTTGCAGGCAGCGGCAAGTTAGTCACGAGCAGGACAGCTCAGCGCTCGGCATCTCATCGTGGGTAAGGGAGGCCAGGGCGGTCAGGACGTTTAAAGGCAAAGCCAGTCCTGTAGCTTTCTGTAGGCAGGCCACGATCAGTGGGATGGGGCACACAGCTGTAAGGACCACACTAAGTGACCACCTTCATCGTGCAGAGGCAGCCTCCATGAGtaggcagggaaggaggggggcAGCTGGATTACCAGTGGGCCACACTCAGCCCCACGCCACATCTCTGCTCTCCGGCGGGAAGTCACACACAAAGCCACACAGGCGAGCAAGAACCTGAGTTGCTGCTCTGGGGTTCCACTGGGAAATGGGCTCTGGTGTCAGAAAGGGGAGCGGTTCTTGAGCCCGTGTGCACCGGGCTTTTTCAGGCTCCACCTCAGGGTGTTAACCAAGATAACAGCAGNGCTCGTCTGTCAAATGGGCGGCCCCACAGACCAGTGACTTTCAAGCAGAGGTCCAAGGAGGTTGCCCAAGgacagggagggggaggggggaagaagaAAACTGTCCAGGGAATggggggggaaggggaggacTGTCCAGGGAATGgggggggaggaagaggagtgtGGAGGGAGGAGCAGATGGGGGTTCTCTGAGGAGGAGGATCAAGTTTCTGAGGTGTCTTGGAGTCAGAGGTGGCAGTGGCTTGGGCTCTAGGCCCTCTGTTGCATAGTTTTAGGCTTTAGCTATACTTGTGaaccctttaaaaaatttaatttgaagaaaACCGGAGTTGGGGATACCTTGCTTCTAAAACACAATTTCTCAAGCCTAAGACTAAGTGCTACGCATTGCTCATTCTGTTACCGTCATTTCCTCCTATTTAAAATCAGACGCACACCACCAATTCTCCCTTCAGTGTAAACACCACCTTTTCTGAGGATCTCAAACAGCAGAGCGAGCAGCCCGTGATCCCAGTTGTGTGCACGAGAAGCGAAGAGCAGACGTGCGGTGAGGGCTGCGGACGACACGAGAGGCCGAGGCCCAGCACCTCCCTGCACCGCTGTGCGTTGCCAGGCCTAAAGGACACCGTCACCTCTGGGGTGAACAAGCAGCACAAGCTATCAACACTTATTCCAAAGGAACAGGAAGAAAATTCAAATGAAGTTAACACAGTTATCCCAACACAACCCTGCAACAGCCCAGAAACAGGAGGGCCAGTGAGCCTGAGACGGGCGGTTCCCACAGTGGGACAGCGACATTGGCATTAGGGCTTTttggcaaaaatagacaaaaaaggtAACATGGGCCACCCATTATTTCCTGCCAGTGGAAAGACACCCACAGGCCCCCAGATGCCAACGGCCCCCTGGAAACGAACCCACGCGGTGCCTCGGGTCTTCACACGAGCAGGCACATGGTGTCCTCAGCACCCCCGACCgggacacacacaccacacttgGCTCCCACACCTGAGGGTCCAGGGGAATGGCAGGAAGTCCCCGCAGGACAGGGCATCCTGTGAGGTCAGGGCAGGGCTACGCACCTCAGAGGGGTCCCCGGGCAGTTGCTGTCTCCCCAAAGGATGAGCCAGTCCTGACCACACCCAGATCGCGGTGGCCTCCAAGCCGAGTGCCAACATCTCACGTCCAAAGGGATGCACAGGTGCCTGCTGCGCGTGGAGCCCAAGCCCCTCGCAGAGCTCAGAACGAACCCAGTGTCCAGGTCCGGGGCCGTCACCAGCCAGGAGAGGCGTCTGGGGCACTTCCCAGCAATGGCCGTGGGAAGTAACAACTCAGGCCCATCAGGGGTTTCCTCATTATGCAGGTTTTAGAAGTGGACACAGAGGTTCAGGCCTAATGGCACAAACATCGACGGATCCCATGGAAATGCGGGCGTGGCCCCTCCATCCCACCAGCCTGCATGGCTCCTCCTTTCTACTCCCATCACACACGTCCCCACCCAGCCAAGccccttctccttttccccaCTGGATTCATCAAATCAAATCTCACTGTCCTTGGCAAATGTACCATTAGTTTATTTACTGCCCAGAACAAAAGCACACTTCCAGTTAACATGACACCCCAGCTATGATAGAACAGCCTTAATTCAGACATGACATGGAGGAACAGAGGGAGGAGGGGTCGAGGGCTGTCCTGGAATCGGCAGCTGTTTTCTGGGGGAAGCCTCCGTCCCACCCGAGCCTGACACTCCTGCCACACTGTCCCCATGGTATCTGaaagctccatgaagacagggtCACTCTGACCCCTTCACACCCACAACACCGAAGAGGAGCAGGAGTTCGGGAGAAGTCTCCTGCTAGTGCTGAAGACAAGAATCATTCCTCGTGGTGTCCAGAATGTCAGGAGAAAACAAGGCACCATGTAGCTGCCTTCCAGGTGAATTTTGGAATGATTCTACCGAATGTCAGTCATGCTTTTTCAGAACAAAACCAATACCGGAAAACATGTGTCGCCAGCAGAGAGATGGTCCTTTAGACGGCTTACAAACACACCTACGTTATGCTGAATTTATCTCAAGCCACCCTCTCTGTGCTAATGTAAAAAGTCTCCTTTATTAACCAGTAGCCTCTCTCATCTGGTGCTTTATTAACAAGCAAAAGGGTCCTGTAATACTCAGGCATTGTCTAAAACATCAAATGGAAGCCTAGAATCCTCTTCCGTGCAGCTTCACTGCAAAGTATTTTGATATGAGCCAAATCGTGCTATTCCTACACCTTCATAGGAAACTCAATGCTTCATCAAGGAGACACAGCATGATTTCTGCTAGGCACAGAAACTGGTGGGGTGGGAATGGGGCTGAGGGAACATTACATAGAAAGCCCCAATAATCACCTGCATGAGAGCCACACTGGCCGGCAAGCCTCGGTCGGCTTGGTCTCTACAGTCACAGGCGTGAGGCCTGGAGGGCAGACACCTGGCACTGCTGCCCACCCCAAGGTCGTGGCCTCTGCCCCTTCTCTGCTGCCCATCAGTTCCAAGCTTCTGGCAATACCGCCTGCTGCCCCCACTGCCTGATCGACTCTTCGTGAAAAGCAAATGTTGCCAGGACAGCTTATGAGTGCATTTGCCAGGAAAGCAGCTCCGATTGACATTGAAACCCCGTTCTCGCACCCCTGGTAGCTCCCCTGCCCGCGATGTGTACATGCTTGCAGCTCTGACCTCGCTCAGTGTCCACACAGGTTCTGTCCCATGGAGAGCCGAATGCAGACTCAGTGTTGAGTCAGAAATACACAAAGAGGGTGACGGTTACGAACTGCCCGCCTGTCCCTCAAAACACAGGTTGAAATCCTCACCCTCAATGCGATGCTGTCAagaggtctttgggaggtgatgattTCCCGAGGCTGGAGCCCCGTGAATGGGGTTTGTGCCTCAGAAAGGAGCCCAGCAAATCCGTTGCCTTCCCACTGTGTCAGGGCCAGAGAGAAGGTGTGTGTGAACCAGGAAGGGGCCCACACCAGAACCCCCCCATGCGGCACCCTGATCccaccttccagcctccagaactgtgagaaacaaattccTGTTGTTCATAAGCCACTCAGTCAATGGTGTTTcgttacagcagcctgagctgcctGAGATGACAATGCTCATCGTCCTACAGAGACGGCTACTCCCCTCTCCCAGAAAGAGGGGTTTAATTAAAATCCCTGGTCTCTCCTCGCCACCACCACAGATCTCATTCCCCCACCCCGTAAGCCAGCAGTTGCTAGGATTAAAGGAAAAGGAGGATCGTTTTAGACCAGCCCCTCCATGCCGGTCTGAAGCCTTTGACTTTGCCCACTTCCACGGTGGCTGTGTCACCAGATTCCCCACGCCGGCTCTGCCTCTACACTGGGTCCCAGGCTCTGCAGACTTCTCCAGTTGCCCATCCAGCACAcccatttccccttctcctttgCAGATTATCCTTCAATATCCAACCACCCTCTCTGCAACCCAAGGCCTTCCGATCCAGCCATTCAGGGTGAGCTCAGCCGTGCACTGGAGTCCTTGGCTCAGGTAACCCAGGCCCAAGCCATTGGCACCAACGATCTACTGGCTGTGGGGTCTGCACAGCCACTAGCTGCCCCAGGCACACCAGGGcctgggaggggaggaagaggaagctgtGAAGCTGTCAACAGCTGTGCGGGGACAGGGGTCCCTGAGATGAGGAGGATGCCATggaaggaaattcagagaaagagCCCCAGGGCTGGAGGGGTCATGCCCAAAGCCTGCACTGCTGAGTTTTCCAGGTTTCTGAACTCAATCGCTGACCCACACAGCACATGTATCCTGAGTGCTG
Coding sequences within it:
- the LOC112617404 gene encoding ATP-dependent 6-phosphofructokinase, platelet type-like, whose amino-acid sequence is MAEARGRHRELCIPLCVVPATINNNVPGTKISLGTDTGLTAVVQTCDRFKQSASGTKRRVFIKTMGGYCGYLANMGGLTAGANATYIFEKPFDIGDLQSNVEHLMEKMKTTIHRGLVLR